Proteins from one Mixophyes fleayi isolate aMixFle1 chromosome 9, aMixFle1.hap1, whole genome shotgun sequence genomic window:
- the LOC142102321 gene encoding C5a anaphylatoxin chemotactic receptor 1-like, producing MNLSDQFDMYIPIDNITQEDYDYSTDIIPTADTTSPPSLALLSPVHWVAMFLYVIVFVLGVPGNVLVVWITSFEMKTTVNTVWFLNLAVADLLCCLSLPFSIMAIALGYWPLRLFACKFLYSILLVNMYASVLLLTIISIDRCALVMKPVWCQNNRTVRKAYLACLVIWILAFILSSPSFIFRYTRETSSGNEICSYNYNMVGSHKEKVETFVAIFRLMLGFIIPLLVISACYGVLMRKVSGRFTQSNKTMKIVLVVIIGFFVCWLPYHVAGLILALNSSKSPIFISTHTVDPILIAIAFINSCINPIIYVLMGQKFKSKFKRSIRFILKNVLADEMSQSSDSKRSKSTTETKNTEAIL from the coding sequence ATGAACTTATCTGATCAATTTGACATGTATATTCCTATTGATAATATCACTCAGGAAGACTATGACTATAGCACTGACATCATTCCAACAGCAGATACAACCAGTCCACCGTCTCTGGCCCTGCTTTCCCCTGTTCACTGGGTTGCTATGTTCCTGTACGTCATAGTTTTTGTGCTTGGTGTTCCTGGCAACGTGTTGGTTGTGTGGATAACTTCCTTTGAAATGAAAACCACAGTAAACACGGTGTGGTTCCTAAATCTGGCAGTGGCCGACCTCCTGTGCTGTCTCTCTCTGCCATTCAGCATCATGGCTATAGCCCTGGGATACTGGCCGCTACGCCTCTTTGCCTGTAAGTTTCTCTATTCCATTCTGTTGGTCAATATGTATGCCAGTGTCCTCCTCCTCACTATAATCAGTATCGACCGATGTGCCTTAGTTATGAAACCTGTGTGGTGTCAGAACAATAGGACTGTGAGAAAGGCTTATTTGGCATGTCTGGTTAtctggatcctggcattcatccTAAGCAGCCCGTCGTTCATCTTTCGATATACACGGGAGACTAGTAGCGGGAATGAAATTTGTTCATACAACTATAATATGGTTGGATCCCACAAGGAGAAGGTAGAGACATTCGTTGCCATTTTTCGTCTAATGTTGGGTTTTATCATCCCGTTATTGGTCATCAGTGCATGCTACGGTGTATTAATGAGAAAGGTGAGCGGACGATTCACTCAATCCAATAAGACAATGAAGATAGTCCTGGTGGTGATCATCGGGTTCTTTGTGTGTTGGTTACCTTACCATGTGGCAGGACTCATTCTGGCACTGAATTCAAGCAAATCCCCAATATTCATATCAACGCATACAGTGGACCCAATATTGATTGCCATAGCCTTTATCAACAGCTGTATTAATCCAATAATTTATGTGCTAATGGGTCAAAAGTTCAAGAGCAAATTTAAGAGATCAATCCGCTTTATTCTAAAGAATGTCCTGGCAGATGAAATGAGCCAGTCGTCTGACTCCAAACGGTCAAAGTCAACAACTGAAACCAAGAACACAGAAGCTATCCTGTAG